One genomic region from Sphingobacterium multivorum encodes:
- a CDS encoding bifunctional alpha,alpha-trehalose-phosphate synthase (UDP-forming)/trehalose-phosphatase, giving the protein MKKKKKIIISNRLPIQIERKKEKLIIKPSAGGLATGLNSAFDSDEILWVGWPGIVPKDAEEKEKIVELLEPMSLLPVFLSKDEIRNFYEGYSNEVLWPICHYQPSYIHFDREYWSTYVTVNKKFCEAALSIDQLSDFIWVQDYQLMLLPQLLRAANQTLNIGYFHHIPFPSEELFMNIPQRKELVEGLLGADLIGFHTFADSQNFLNACKKILHVSSGYNQLKYKDRHIFVESFPMGIDFDKFVQVSHQPKIQSIASQFRSHFPDQKIIISVDRLDYSKGILERLRAFLTFLEKYPEWHTKVVLYMLIVPSRDKVSQYKKLKDEINRKVSEINSIYGNLSWTPVLYFYKSLPFEELVGLYVASDICMITSTRDGMNLVSKEYIASKTLSKGVLILSEFAGASKELVDALIINPYNRTETADSIYQALKMPPEEIQERTDANIQIIQKFNVQHWVQLFTNRLAETKAIQRDEWARRISDKVFSSISERYSKSSNRLFFLDYDGTLVKFQNHAQKATPTTLLYNLLDNIISDPLNTLVIISGRSQESLSSWFDGRSYYLVAEHGIWSNFPNFNWSYKKGLALHWMPEVKKLMEKLADQTPGAFIEVKPYSLAWHYRKVELGLGELKATELKEILNPMLNDYGLQLLDGNAVIEVKNTEVNKGKAALEIAGHIKADFMLAIGDDITDEDLFRYLPQSTISIKVGGNKSAAKYYLDEQEDVLQFLNQLIIK; this is encoded by the coding sequence ATGAAGAAAAAAAAGAAAATAATAATTTCAAATAGACTGCCGATACAAATAGAACGAAAAAAAGAAAAATTAATCATCAAGCCGAGTGCGGGTGGACTTGCAACTGGGTTAAACTCCGCTTTTGATAGCGACGAAATACTCTGGGTTGGCTGGCCGGGAATCGTTCCGAAAGATGCAGAGGAAAAAGAAAAGATTGTTGAGCTTCTCGAACCGATGAGCTTACTTCCTGTTTTCTTATCAAAAGATGAAATCCGCAATTTCTACGAAGGTTATTCCAATGAGGTCCTTTGGCCTATCTGTCACTATCAGCCTAGCTACATTCATTTTGATCGCGAATATTGGTCTACGTATGTCACAGTGAATAAAAAATTTTGTGAAGCCGCTCTTTCCATCGATCAACTTTCGGATTTTATCTGGGTGCAGGATTATCAGCTTATGCTGCTCCCGCAACTGCTGCGTGCAGCAAACCAAACACTCAACATCGGATATTTTCACCATATCCCCTTTCCTTCTGAAGAGCTCTTTATGAACATTCCGCAACGTAAAGAATTGGTCGAAGGTTTATTGGGTGCGGATCTCATCGGATTTCATACGTTCGCTGATAGCCAGAACTTTCTAAACGCCTGCAAAAAAATACTGCATGTATCATCTGGTTATAATCAGCTGAAATATAAAGATCGCCATATCTTTGTGGAATCCTTTCCGATGGGCATTGATTTTGATAAATTCGTCCAAGTCAGCCATCAACCAAAAATTCAATCCATTGCAAGCCAATTTCGAAGCCACTTTCCCGACCAGAAGATTATTATATCGGTCGACAGGCTCGATTATAGCAAAGGGATATTAGAGCGATTACGTGCTTTTCTCACCTTCCTTGAAAAATACCCCGAATGGCATACAAAAGTTGTCTTATATATGCTTATCGTGCCCTCCAGGGATAAAGTGTCGCAATATAAGAAGCTGAAAGACGAGATTAACCGAAAGGTGAGTGAAATCAATTCCATTTATGGAAATTTAAGCTGGACGCCAGTATTATATTTTTACAAATCACTTCCATTCGAAGAGCTGGTTGGATTATATGTTGCATCTGATATCTGTATGATTACATCGACGCGCGATGGGATGAATCTTGTCAGTAAAGAATACATCGCCAGTAAAACGTTATCAAAAGGTGTGTTGATTTTAAGTGAGTTTGCGGGCGCTTCCAAAGAACTTGTTGACGCCTTGATTATTAACCCCTATAATCGAACGGAAACTGCCGACAGTATTTACCAAGCGCTTAAAATGCCGCCCGAAGAAATTCAGGAACGTACCGATGCCAATATTCAGATTATACAGAAGTTTAATGTACAGCATTGGGTGCAACTATTTACCAATCGCCTGGCTGAAACCAAAGCCATCCAGCGTGATGAATGGGCAAGGCGGATTTCAGATAAAGTGTTCAGTAGTATTTCGGAACGATACAGTAAAAGCAGCAACAGGCTCTTTTTCCTGGATTATGACGGCACTTTGGTCAAATTCCAGAACCACGCCCAAAAAGCAACTCCGACGACCTTATTGTACAACCTCTTAGATAATATCATTTCAGACCCACTTAATACCTTGGTCATCATAAGCGGGCGCTCGCAAGAAAGCTTATCGTCTTGGTTTGACGGTCGGTCTTACTATTTGGTTGCCGAACATGGCATTTGGTCAAATTTCCCAAATTTCAACTGGTCATATAAAAAAGGACTGGCACTTCACTGGATGCCCGAAGTAAAAAAATTGATGGAAAAATTAGCCGACCAGACCCCCGGCGCATTTATTGAGGTCAAGCCTTATTCGTTGGCCTGGCATTATAGAAAAGTAGAATTAGGCTTGGGCGAACTTAAAGCCACTGAATTAAAAGAGATTTTAAACCCGATGCTGAATGATTATGGCTTACAGTTACTTGACGGAAATGCCGTCATTGAGGTTAAAAATACGGAAGTTAACAAAGGTAAAGCAGCATTGGAAATCGCAGGTCATATAAAAGCAGATTTTATGTTGGCCATTGGCGACGACATTACCGATGAAGACCTATTCCGCTATCTTCCTCAATCGACGATAAGTATCAAAGTTGGTGGCAATAAATCTGCGGCAAAATATTATCTGGATGAACAAGAAGATGTTCTTCAATTTTTGAATCAACTTATCATAAAATAA